Proteins encoded in a region of the Oenanthe melanoleuca isolate GR-GAL-2019-014 chromosome 27, OMel1.0, whole genome shotgun sequence genome:
- the SLC35B1 gene encoding solute carrier family 35 member B1, whose product MRPPGAPRDVALEVPPALSAPAAAMGASAAPALPERLRLPVCFLGVFACYFYYGILQESITRGRYGEGAKQEKFKYALSLVFIQCVINAAFAKLLLRLLDAARPDRTRRWLYGACSLSYLGAMVSSNAALQFVSYPTQVLGKSCKPIPVMLLGVTLLRKRYPPAKYLCVLLIVAGVALFLYKPKKGTGDTELVFGYGELLLLLSLTLDGLTGVSQDHMRAHYQTSSNHMMLNVNLWSTLFLGAGILFTGELWEFLSFTERYPSIISNILLFGLTSALGQSFIFMTVVYFGPLTCSIITTTRKFFTILASVVLFANPISPLQWVGTVLVFLGLGLDAKFGKGVKKTSH is encoded by the exons aTGAGGCCGCCCGGGGCGCCGCGGGATGTGGCGCTGGAGGTGCCGCCCGCGCTgagcgctcccgccgccgccatgggagcgagcgcggccccggcgctgcccgagCGCCTCCGCCTGCCCGTCTGCTTCCTCGGCGTGTTCGCCTGCTACTTCTACTACGGCATCCTGCAGGAGAGCAT CACCCGCGGCCGTTACGGGGAGGGAGCGAAGCAGGAGAAGTTCAAGTACGCGCTGAGCCTGGTGTTCATCCAGTGCGTGATCAACGCCGCCTTCGCCAAACTCC TGCTGCGGCTGCTGGACGCCGCCCGGCCGGACCGCACGCGCCGCTGGCTGTACGGGGCCTGCTCCCTGTCCTACCTGGGCGCCATGGTGTCCAGCAACGCCGCGCTGCAGTTCGTCAGCTACCCCACACAG GTCCTGGGCAAGTCCTGTAAACCCATCCCAG tgATGCTGCTGGGGGTGACCCTGCTGAGGAAGAGGTACCCCCCAGCCAAgtacctgtgtgtgctgctcatCGTGGCTGGCGTGGCCCTGTTCCTGTACAAGCCCAAaaaggggacaggggacactgagctcGTCTTTGGCtatggggagctgctgctg ctgctgtccctgaccctgGATGGGCTCACTGGGGTGTCCCAGGACCACATGAGGGCTCACTACCAGACCAGCTCCAACCACATGATGCTCAACGTCAACCTCTGGTCCACGCTGTTCCTGGGggcag GGATCCTGTTCacaggggagctctgggagTTCCTGAGTTTCACGGAGCGTTATCCCAGCATCATCTCCAACATCCTCCTCTTCGGCCTCACCAGCGCCCTGGGCCAG AGTTTCATCTTCATGACCGTGGTGTACTTCGGGCCCCTGACCTGCTCCATCATCACCACCACCAGGAAGTTTTTCACCATCCTGGCCTCCGTGGTGCTCTTTGCCAACCCCATCAGCCCCCTGCAGTGGGTGGGCACCGTGCTGGTCTTCCTGG gCCTTGGACTCGATGCCAAATTCGGGAAGGGGGTGAAGAAGACATCACACTGA